The DNA region AAGTCATTGTCCCCGCTAAAGCTTGGTTATTTTGCAGTTGAGCCAAAACTTGAGCTGGTATTGGGCGGTTTGGAGAAGCTGCGGCTATTTTGGCTGCTGTTGGCACATTGACGTAAAACTGGCCAAAGCGTTGGTAGTCGGCGATCTTTGGAAAGTTCTCAGCAAAGCCCCCTGTTGTCGCTAGAGATGTTTGATTTTTGTAAGCATCAATTGCTCGTTCTGTGGCTTTGGGACTATCAGTTATAACTAAAAAACGCCCATCTAATAATGCTGCTGAGAAGTTTTCTCCTGCTTGTCCCTGACTTTGTTTAATGGCGATCCCTTGATAAACACGGTCAATCCATTTGCCTTGTTTAAGGGTTTTGGGTTGTGCCAAAATATTTTTGGCGATTTCTGGGTTTTTCACTGGTAATACCATTACCATCGACTGCTGATCGTTGGCAGCATCTTCATTGGTGGTAACTGGTTTGGGTGCAGCAATACTTGCTATTGCTGGGGCAAGAATTGCAATTGTAACGTCATTGCCTACCCAAGAAGCGATATCTTTCTGGAAATCGTAACCATTATTAGTGAGAAAGCGATCGCGCAATTCAACTAAATTTCTGTCCAGTTCTGCTTGGGTTTCTTTCGTGCCAAACTCCCGCAATTTCTGCCACTGCTGGGGATCTGTTGTCAGAGAAACCGCAAACAGGGCATCACCAGGAATAATATTTGCACCTACTAGCAAATCGCTAGAAGATCGTTGTCTCTGGCTTAACAACCAGTATGCTGCACTCCCTGCACCAATCAATAGCCCAGCAGCCGAGAGCGTCAGCACCAGAGACGGTTTCTTATTTTTCTTCATCGGAACAGACACAAGAGGCGGTGCCATTGAAACCTATACCTTATACTTGCAAACTTATTACTTGCTTGATTAGTCAAGTACACCAACAGGTTTAACCATTCTTTAGAACAGCTAATTATATTAAATTTTTCTACCCTAGATGTTGATGATACTTCGGTAATCAACCTTTCCTACTCTTTCAAAAGCTGTGTTTTTGACTCAGTTACCATTTTTAACACGCTTTGTTGAATTTCGTAGGACGTTTCCCTGAGATTAATTCCTTTGTCGGAAAGTTTTCGCAAGTAAATCTGTTATTCCAAGGTACTTGGTTTTGCGCGGTTGCGATATGCGATCGCCTAGCATGGGCGGGTAGGCGATCGCGCCACATCAAAAGTGCAGTATTTTTTGGGATAATGCGGTATAGCAAAGCTATACCTTCAGGCTTATCATTTACTTATACTTGCAACTCAAATCCAGGTAAAATATCTTCTCCAGAAACAATCGCTGGCATTTGCACAACTTCTACAGCTTTCAAAAGTCGGTAAATTTCAACTTGGCGATCTTGAGGATTAATTAGCCAGCCCAAACGCAGACCATTTTTAATGTATTCCTGCATTTTCTCTTGAATCGGTGCAAGGCGATCTGTCTCCGATCGCAGTTCAATCAAAAAGTCGGGTACAAGTGGCGGAAATTTTTTTCGTTGTTCTGCTGTTAAAGCTTCCCACCGCTCCAATTTTACCCAAGCAGCATCAGGAGAACGTTTTGCACCGTTGGGAAGTATAAAGATAGTTGAAGAACTAAAAACTTTCCCTAATTTTGCTTGACGATTCCAATTATTTAAGTCTGTAATTAAATCTGCTTCTTGATTTCCGCTTTCTCCTCCTACTGGTGGCATAATTATTAATTCTCCAGCTGCATTCATTTCCAGGCTTAAGTCACGATTGGCAACACACAATTGATAAAATTGCTCATCGGTTAAATGAGCAATCGGTTCTAGATTTAGCACAACAGTATTCATTAAACCTACTAGAGGCGATCGCTGCCACAATAATTCAACGTTCCTTTGATAATTTCATTGTATGATTTCAGCTACTTGATTTAGCGCGGTAGCGAGCGATCGCACCACATCATGCCTTTATTAATAGTTTAGGGAATTTAATTGCATAGCCCCCAAATATTTAGTTAAATAAGGCGAAAAAACTTCATAAATTAAGGTTAGTGGCTGTCCATGATGCCAAAACAAGTAATGGCGACCCCAAAAAGGCCCAGTTACATCAAAACCAGACTCTAGCGCCGATGAGTCACCATAGTAAATTCCTCGAACATCCCGATACAGTTCTGTGCGAAGACGAGCTAAACTCGCCCAAATTGGTAATGAACGATTTTGCAAATACTCATCTACATGACTAGCTTCCCACCACGAGGTAGCATAGGCTAATCGCTGACCCGAAGCAGTCCGCAGCCACACTTGCCGCCGTAATCGCGGCCCTGGTACAGCTTGGATTAAATCAGGAGCGCCATCTAAGTCCATGCCAATCAATGACATATCAATGACATCTACTTCTACAGGCTCACTTGTAAGCAATTCTAGGTGACGTGTTGGAGAGCCGTCACCCAAAAGCATTAGCTGCCAAGCAGGTGCTAGCTGAGTATGAGGTAAACTTTTTTGAATTACTTCCTCCCCTCCTTGCCAAATCGGAGTGAGGCGATGCCAAGCTGTTGGCAGTGTTAGGTTGTTTGTCGCCGTAAAAGTAATACTCAATGCTTTTTACAAAACTTCACGTATCTCTATAAAAGCATAAAAACCCTAGCTCTACCAAGATTTAAGGGTCAACAGTCCAAGGT from Nostoc commune NIES-4072 includes:
- a CDS encoding Uma2 family endonuclease, translated to MNTVVLNLEPIAHLTDEQFYQLCVANRDLSLEMNAAGELIIMPPVGGESGNQEADLITDLNNWNRQAKLGKVFSSSTIFILPNGAKRSPDAAWVKLERWEALTAEQRKKFPPLVPDFLIELRSETDRLAPIQEKMQEYIKNGLRLGWLINPQDRQVEIYRLLKAVEVVQMPAIVSGEDILPGFELQV
- a CDS encoding chorismate lyase, producing the protein MSITFTATNNLTLPTAWHRLTPIWQGGEEVIQKSLPHTQLAPAWQLMLLGDGSPTRHLELLTSEPVEVDVIDMSLIGMDLDGAPDLIQAVPGPRLRRQVWLRTASGQRLAYATSWWEASHVDEYLQNRSLPIWASLARLRTELYRDVRGIYYGDSSALESGFDVTGPFWGRHYLFWHHGQPLTLIYEVFSPYLTKYLGAMQLNSLNY